One Sphingopyxis fribergensis genomic region harbors:
- a CDS encoding ParB/RepB/Spo0J family partition protein, translated as MTSKNKSFVADLAAGMEPTATTPVDRPGRLGVGVLGSRTNRLADLASGAVVDIPQELVDPARCRIWERHNRDYAALNEERCADLIETIVAQGKQEFPAIVRRVTGDPDHDYEVISGARRHWTVSWLRANNYPDIRYLIEIRSLTDEQAFRVSDLENRAREDLTDVERARDYLKALDFYYSGKQKAMAQRLNQSEAWLSRYLDLARLPNELMIAFPDPFELKISHVGTLKPILKPEDSRTRVFAEAARLAKSRADGATNIPATVPDILRALVAAAERKTKAADKAAPKKTGSTERIFLSGAGMPLLRIDKKDKRGVSVTLFPKSGGSRAEAEVAMQELLDQHWPK; from the coding sequence ATGACCTCCAAGAACAAGAGTTTTGTTGCCGATTTGGCCGCTGGAATGGAGCCGACGGCTACTACGCCGGTAGACCGGCCAGGCCGGCTCGGCGTCGGCGTCTTGGGCAGCCGTACGAACCGGCTGGCGGATCTCGCATCCGGTGCGGTCGTCGATATTCCCCAGGAACTCGTCGACCCCGCGCGGTGTCGAATCTGGGAACGCCATAATCGCGACTATGCTGCGCTCAACGAGGAGCGTTGCGCAGATCTAATTGAAACCATCGTCGCGCAGGGTAAGCAGGAGTTCCCTGCGATCGTCCGCCGCGTAACGGGCGACCCCGACCACGACTATGAGGTTATTTCGGGCGCACGGCGCCACTGGACCGTCTCTTGGCTACGCGCTAACAATTATCCCGACATCCGCTACCTCATAGAGATCCGGAGCCTCACCGATGAACAGGCCTTTCGGGTCTCCGATCTTGAAAACAGGGCTCGGGAGGATCTGACCGATGTCGAGCGCGCGCGGGACTATCTGAAGGCTCTCGATTTCTATTACAGCGGAAAGCAGAAGGCGATGGCGCAACGCCTCAACCAGAGTGAGGCGTGGCTCAGCCGCTATCTCGATCTCGCTCGTTTGCCAAACGAACTGATGATCGCTTTTCCTGACCCGTTTGAGCTTAAGATCTCGCATGTCGGTACCCTGAAGCCGATACTGAAACCGGAAGATTCGAGAACGCGAGTTTTCGCGGAAGCAGCCCGTCTTGCCAAGTCTCGGGCTGACGGCGCGACGAACATTCCTGCGACAGTCCCCGATATCCTGCGAGCGTTGGTTGCCGCTGCCGAGCGAAAAACCAAAGCCGCGGATAAGGCCGCCCCCAAGAAGACAGGTTCGACCGAAAGGATCTTCCTATCGGGTGCCGGGATGCCGCTTCTGCGTATCGACAAGAAGGACAAGAGAGGGGTCAGTGTCACCCTGTTCCCAAAGAGCGGAGGAAGCCGCGCCGAGGCAGAGGTCGCGATGCAGGAGCTCCTTGACCAGCATTGGCCCAAATAG
- a CDS encoding replication initiation protein has protein sequence MRVAAALARKGGEEFVKPGRLVEVRFVRGQSLSLTASRLLALMILTAGGDAWRDVSHRMRKSDIRRGHKGNERIVDMLEELHRTLFAEDDKSWRGKRATKRFSLIQASWEEVEEEGKETGWIEWQFTPDARRLIQESQTYAVMNRQAVLGFRSAYSLKLYEEGALRLHRRQPIWKVDMVGLRAALGIDPEKYADFAQLRRKVLQVAKAEIDQLAHFTVEWNEIRRGRAVIELIFRFAPKDAPAQIETVDELARHASGRKARREDSVEDLAIAGPTVAPELIGRLVADATSKLSAPDRVPREKFAAFPLGSLRYGGEEFYKVGVEHGGGWDVDGIAEAYRKEMGTRLGSLKGVKLERSWRGFCESYFSRRGRP, from the coding sequence ATGCGTGTCGCCGCGGCGCTCGCCCGCAAGGGCGGTGAGGAGTTCGTCAAACCTGGCCGGCTCGTCGAAGTTCGTTTCGTTCGTGGTCAGTCGCTCAGCTTGACGGCCTCTCGCCTTCTCGCGCTGATGATCCTCACGGCAGGCGGCGACGCTTGGCGTGATGTCTCGCATCGAATGCGTAAATCGGACATTCGACGTGGTCACAAAGGAAATGAGCGGATCGTCGACATGCTCGAAGAACTTCATCGCACGTTGTTCGCGGAGGACGACAAGTCCTGGCGTGGAAAGCGGGCGACCAAGCGTTTTAGTCTTATTCAGGCTTCGTGGGAGGAAGTCGAGGAAGAGGGCAAGGAGACCGGTTGGATCGAGTGGCAGTTCACCCCGGATGCGCGACGCCTCATCCAGGAATCGCAGACTTACGCGGTGATGAACCGACAGGCCGTTCTCGGCTTCCGGTCGGCCTATTCTCTCAAACTCTATGAAGAGGGTGCGCTGCGGTTGCATCGGCGGCAGCCGATTTGGAAGGTCGACATGGTCGGCCTTCGGGCTGCGCTGGGGATCGATCCAGAGAAATATGCCGATTTCGCTCAGTTGCGGCGCAAGGTGCTGCAGGTCGCGAAAGCCGAAATCGACCAGCTCGCGCATTTCACTGTGGAATGGAACGAGATCCGGCGGGGCAGGGCGGTGATCGAGCTGATCTTCCGCTTCGCGCCAAAGGATGCGCCGGCCCAAATCGAAACCGTTGATGAACTTGCGCGTCACGCCTCGGGCCGCAAGGCGCGGCGGGAGGATAGCGTCGAAGACCTCGCGATTGCGGGGCCAACCGTCGCCCCAGAGCTGATCGGGAGGCTCGTTGCCGATGCGACGTCGAAGCTCTCGGCGCCAGACCGTGTCCCGCGCGAGAAGTTTGCGGCCTTTCCGTTGGGGTCGCTCCGGTATGGCGGTGAAGAGTTTTACAAGGTCGGTGTTGAGCATGGCGGCGGATGGGATGTCGATGGCATCGCTGAGGCGTACCGCAAGGAGATGGGGACCCGGTTGGGATCCCTGAAAGGTGTGAAGTTGGAGCGGTCGTGGCGTGGCTTCTGCGAGTCCTATTTCTCGCGCCGGGGTCGGCCCTGA
- a CDS encoding ImuA family protein — MTERGPRPHLTTLRARIARIEGAERRSSGTLPFGLDAIDRRLPGGGLALGALHEVAGGAQGATDAAAAALFAAGILARVKGKILWCMTQSDLFAPALALAGLDPDRVIYVEARDETSLLSCFEEGLRHGGLGGVVAEAARLSMTASRRLQLAAESTGTIGIAIRRWRRTAEASDFGQPTAAATRWRVTSVPTAPLPVPGVGRPRWFVELIRCRAGESADFLVEGCDAAGHLALPADLADRSAASQAWLQRAAS; from the coding sequence ATGACGGAGAGAGGGCCGCGCCCTCATCTGACGACGCTACGCGCCCGGATCGCCAGGATCGAGGGGGCCGAACGGCGCTCGTCTGGCACCTTGCCGTTCGGGCTCGACGCGATCGACAGGCGCTTGCCTGGTGGCGGGCTCGCGCTCGGCGCCCTCCATGAAGTCGCCGGCGGCGCGCAAGGCGCGACGGATGCGGCTGCCGCCGCCTTGTTCGCTGCCGGCATTCTCGCGCGCGTCAAAGGCAAGATACTCTGGTGCATGACGCAGTCCGACCTGTTCGCGCCGGCGCTCGCGCTCGCGGGTCTCGATCCCGACCGGGTCATCTATGTCGAAGCCCGCGACGAGACCTCGCTCCTGAGCTGCTTTGAGGAGGGGCTTCGTCATGGCGGCCTCGGCGGTGTCGTTGCCGAAGCGGCCCGGCTTTCGATGACGGCCTCGCGCCGTCTGCAACTGGCGGCCGAAAGCACCGGCACCATCGGCATCGCCATCCGCCGCTGGCGCCGGACGGCCGAAGCCTCCGATTTCGGACAGCCGACCGCGGCCGCGACCCGCTGGCGCGTGACCAGCGTGCCGACCGCGCCGCTCCCGGTTCCCGGGGTCGGGCGGCCGCGCTGGTTTGTCGAGCTCATCCGGTGCCGGGCTGGCGAGAGCGCCGATTTTCTCGTGGAAGGCTGCGATGCGGCAGGTCATCTCGCTCTTCCTGCCGACCTGGCCGACCGATCGGCTGCGTCGCAGGCTTGGCTCCAGCGCGCCGCCTCCTGA
- a CDS encoding SOS response-associated peptidase family protein: MSRLHVITASASDVAAYFEAEPPSGLTTPEGDIKEGLTGLVIFEKDGRRLLRPVTWGFPRLTREMRERGEPPGRIGLVADLTNPMWEEMVVEPRYRCLIALTHFGNPDGTPGAMTRTWFSVKDQPIMAWAGFCRSLPDQGPVYAGMTMSANAAVMPTNDRMPVLLERAEWDQWFRGSVREVIGFQFRPPFAAERMIVEPTDDRWNSGKGPPEPQLALQ; the protein is encoded by the coding sequence ATGTCGCGGCTTCATGTCATCACGGCGAGCGCGAGCGATGTGGCGGCTTATTTCGAAGCCGAGCCGCCATCCGGCCTCACGACGCCCGAAGGGGACATCAAGGAAGGACTGACCGGACTCGTCATTTTCGAGAAGGACGGCCGCCGATTGCTGCGGCCCGTCACCTGGGGCTTTCCGCGCCTGACCCGCGAAATGCGCGAGCGCGGCGAGCCGCCGGGGCGCATCGGGCTTGTCGCTGACCTCACCAATCCGATGTGGGAAGAGATGGTGGTGGAGCCGCGCTATCGCTGTCTCATCGCGCTGACCCATTTCGGCAATCCCGACGGGACGCCGGGTGCGATGACTCGGACCTGGTTTTCGGTGAAAGATCAGCCGATCATGGCCTGGGCGGGTTTCTGCCGGAGCTTGCCCGACCAGGGGCCGGTCTATGCGGGCATGACGATGAGTGCGAATGCGGCGGTCATGCCGACTAACGACCGGATGCCGGTGCTCCTTGAGCGCGCCGAGTGGGATCAGTGGTTTCGTGGCTCCGTTCGCGAAGTAATTGGGTTCCAGTTCCGCCCGCCGTTCGCCGCCGAACGAATGATCGTCGAGCCGACCGATGATCGCTGGAACAGCGGCAAAGGGCCACCCGAGCCGCAACTCGCTTTGCAATGA
- a CDS encoding Y-family DNA polymerase, whose amino-acid sequence MRQVISLFLPTWPTDRLRRRLGSSAPPPDAPLVLAAMEGQRRLLTAANAAARAIGLVPGMTVAQAQALVPDLQILDAEPDADRAALEKLACWSLRRYAPIIAADPPDGLMLDITGAAHAFGGPEGVLRDLVHRLAEVGATARAVCAPTYGAAHALARYGAGPARVVDPLELKAAIGALPIAALRLDADMVLTLGRLGLETIADLEAMPRASLALRFGSAPGQRLDQAFGRVAEPFEPIQPPEPITVERRFAEPIGAPETLARYTGKLVDELARRLEEEGVGARRLDLSFHRVDNRIEAIRAGLAKPSRDRRQMTRLLCDRLETIDPGFGVERMQLTVPAAEPLTYHMVSNLGEAPVPDVAALVDLLGNRIGEGRLFRAAARESDIPERSVARIAPMSDPTETRWPAAWPRPARLFARPEPVDTMALLPDHPPVHFVWRGVRRRVTRADGPERIYGEWHLNDAEFLGVRDYFQVEDETGARYWLFRNGDGMDSATGGQGWFLHGLFA is encoded by the coding sequence ATGCGGCAGGTCATCTCGCTCTTCCTGCCGACCTGGCCGACCGATCGGCTGCGTCGCAGGCTTGGCTCCAGCGCGCCGCCTCCTGACGCGCCGCTGGTGCTGGCGGCGATGGAAGGGCAGCGCCGTCTCCTGACCGCGGCGAATGCGGCGGCGCGCGCGATCGGTCTTGTCCCAGGTATGACGGTCGCGCAGGCACAGGCGCTCGTTCCCGATCTCCAGATCCTCGATGCCGAACCGGACGCCGATCGCGCCGCGCTGGAGAAGCTCGCCTGCTGGTCGCTGCGCCGCTACGCGCCCATCATCGCGGCCGATCCGCCCGATGGCCTGATGCTGGACATCACCGGCGCCGCGCACGCCTTTGGCGGACCTGAGGGCGTCCTTCGTGATCTCGTCCACCGCCTTGCGGAGGTGGGGGCGACCGCGCGCGCGGTTTGCGCGCCGACCTATGGCGCGGCGCACGCGCTTGCGCGCTATGGGGCCGGTCCCGCGCGCGTCGTCGATCCGCTCGAACTTAAGGCGGCGATCGGCGCGCTCCCCATCGCGGCGCTGCGCCTCGACGCCGACATGGTGCTCACTCTCGGGCGCCTCGGCCTTGAGACAATCGCCGACCTCGAGGCGATGCCGCGCGCGTCGCTGGCCCTGCGCTTCGGGTCTGCGCCCGGCCAGCGCCTCGACCAGGCCTTCGGCCGCGTCGCCGAACCCTTCGAGCCGATCCAGCCGCCTGAGCCGATCACCGTCGAGCGGCGGTTCGCCGAGCCGATCGGCGCGCCCGAAACGCTCGCGCGCTACACGGGTAAGCTGGTCGACGAACTCGCCCGGCGTCTGGAGGAGGAAGGCGTCGGCGCACGCCGACTCGACCTCAGCTTCCACCGGGTCGATAACCGCATCGAGGCTATTCGGGCCGGACTTGCCAAGCCGAGCCGCGATCGCAGGCAGATGACACGGCTGCTCTGCGACCGGCTTGAGACCATCGATCCGGGTTTCGGTGTCGAGCGAATGCAGCTGACCGTCCCCGCGGCTGAACCGCTGACCTACCACATGGTTTCAAATCTCGGCGAGGCTCCCGTCCCCGACGTCGCGGCCCTCGTCGACCTGCTCGGGAACCGGATAGGGGAGGGGCGGCTCTTTCGGGCCGCCGCGCGCGAGAGCGATATTCCCGAGCGTTCGGTCGCCCGCATCGCGCCGATGTCCGATCCGACCGAGACCCGGTGGCCGGCTGCCTGGCCGCGCCCGGCGCGGCTTTTCGCACGCCCCGAGCCCGTCGATACCATGGCCCTGCTGCCCGACCATCCACCCGTGCATTTTGTCTGGCGCGGCGTCCGGCGCCGGGTGACGCGCGCCGACGGTCCTGAACGCATCTATGGCGAATGGCATTTGAACGACGCCGAATTTCTCGGCGTTCGCGATTATTTCCAGGTCGAGGACGAAACCGGCGCGCGCTATTGGCTCTTCCGGAACGGCGACGGCATGGACAGCGCCACGGGCGGTCAAGGCTGGTTCCTGCACGGGCTGTTCGCATGA
- a CDS encoding AAA family ATPase, with product MATSVDQVRIAETLDVGALAARTSSVLERLRDSARTARADERREPTFPIGKAAELVGRTTAAIREAESDGRLVAPTRGENNRRLAYSLAQLNDMRGTFGTRPWRAPSDPVSILAVQNFKGGVGKSTTAVHLAQNLAIRGYRVLLIDCDSQASATTLFGYVPDLDLSEDETLYPYLREGERETLDYAIKKTHFDGLDLIPANLRLFQSEYELAARMARGQGALLNRLAQGIASVSDLYDVVILDPPPALGAISLSVLRAANALVVPVPPTVMDFSSTAAFLAMLDETIQELQAVDLAPQLSFLRFLASKVDDTKSMQKGLLELMRQVFGNAMIRTPLKDSAEIDNATARLMTVYELNGPMTSKQVRDRCLTYLDGVCGEIEVDIRATWPSHLPRLRKEGLA from the coding sequence ATGGCTACGTCGGTGGATCAGGTTCGCATAGCCGAGACCTTGGACGTGGGCGCACTTGCCGCGCGTACGTCGTCCGTTCTTGAACGACTGCGGGACTCTGCTCGAACGGCGCGAGCGGACGAGCGGCGCGAGCCGACGTTTCCGATCGGCAAAGCTGCTGAACTGGTTGGACGCACGACCGCCGCAATCCGGGAAGCGGAATCCGATGGGCGCCTCGTTGCCCCGACGCGCGGTGAGAACAATCGGCGACTTGCCTACAGCCTCGCGCAGCTCAATGACATGCGCGGAACATTTGGAACCCGGCCTTGGCGTGCGCCTTCTGATCCGGTCTCGATTCTGGCGGTGCAGAACTTCAAGGGCGGAGTTGGTAAGAGCACGACGGCGGTCCATCTGGCGCAAAATCTCGCGATCCGGGGCTATCGAGTCTTGCTTATCGATTGTGACAGCCAAGCCTCAGCCACGACTCTGTTTGGTTACGTGCCTGATCTCGATCTGAGCGAAGACGAGACGCTCTATCCCTACCTGCGCGAGGGTGAGCGCGAGACGCTCGATTATGCGATCAAGAAGACCCATTTTGACGGTCTCGACCTGATCCCCGCGAACCTGCGCTTGTTCCAGTCTGAGTATGAGTTGGCCGCACGCATGGCGCGTGGGCAGGGCGCGCTGCTGAACCGTCTTGCTCAGGGTATTGCGTCGGTCTCCGATCTCTATGACGTGGTCATTCTGGACCCGCCGCCGGCGCTCGGCGCAATTTCCTTGTCGGTGCTCAGGGCCGCGAACGCGCTTGTGGTGCCTGTTCCCCCGACTGTGATGGATTTTTCCTCAACTGCGGCATTCCTTGCGATGCTCGATGAAACGATCCAGGAACTTCAGGCGGTCGACCTTGCTCCTCAGCTTTCGTTCTTGCGGTTTCTCGCGTCGAAGGTTGACGATACGAAGTCGATGCAGAAGGGACTCCTTGAGCTGATGCGCCAGGTTTTCGGCAATGCGATGATCCGCACGCCGCTGAAGGATTCTGCGGAAATTGACAACGCGACGGCCCGGTTGATGACGGTCTACGAACTCAACGGGCCGATGACGAGCAAGCAGGTTCGCGATCGCTGTCTGACTTATCTGGATGGGGTCTGTGGGGAGATCGAGGTCGATATACGAGCGACTTGGCCGAGTCATTTGCCGCGCCTGCGCAAGGAGGGGCTCGCATGA
- a CDS encoding SOS response-associated peptidase — protein MCNLYTERLSAAEVAAHFGVDVPDIVATNAPSTVHPGAPGMVVRAESGRRILQSMGWGFPLKLASMKPGSKPKAVNNIADLRKPMWVGLARKPQWRCLIPLTAWAEPAGIKGSKTRTWLSLKDRPVFAWGGLWRDSAEWGPVYSGAMTDANEVAATVHNRMPVLLHEDEYDRWLHGTFDELTALQDRVFPSRLIEIEPTDEPWHGWPSDMLQATLL, from the coding sequence ATGTGCAATCTCTATACGGAGCGCCTCAGCGCCGCTGAAGTCGCAGCCCACTTTGGCGTAGACGTTCCTGACATCGTTGCAACTAATGCACCGTCGACAGTTCACCCCGGCGCGCCCGGTATGGTGGTCCGCGCCGAAAGCGGTCGACGAATTCTTCAATCGATGGGTTGGGGATTTCCTCTGAAGCTAGCCTCGATGAAGCCGGGTTCGAAGCCCAAGGCGGTTAATAATATTGCGGATCTGCGCAAACCAATGTGGGTGGGCCTCGCCCGTAAACCGCAGTGGCGCTGCCTGATTCCGCTAACGGCCTGGGCGGAACCCGCGGGGATCAAGGGAAGCAAAACCCGAACCTGGCTGTCGCTGAAAGACCGTCCGGTTTTTGCATGGGGCGGCTTGTGGCGGGACAGTGCCGAATGGGGTCCGGTCTATTCGGGCGCCATGACCGATGCGAACGAAGTTGCCGCGACAGTCCATAATCGGATGCCTGTCCTCCTCCACGAGGACGAATATGACCGTTGGCTTCACGGTACCTTCGATGAGCTGACCGCGCTTCAGGATCGGGTGTTTCCGAGCAGACTAATTGAGATCGAGCCGACCGACGAACCATGGCACGGTTGGCCCTCAGACATGCTGCAGGCAACGTTGCTATAG
- a CDS encoding error-prone DNA polymerase, with product MRYAELQCASHFSFLRGASSPDELFAQAEACGLDALAITDRNTLAGIVRAHEAAKLARVRLIVGCRLDLSEGQSLLVYPMNRAGYARLCRLLSRGKTRGGKGKCVIGWADVEAFAEDLLAIFLPDEVADTEAVLGRFARIFEGRGYLALTLRRRPGDQLRLHDLTNLAARHRVPTVVTGDVLYHHPHRRVLQEVMTCTRHRCTIDALGARRERYADRFLMPAAEMHRLYQRYPAALARTLDIADRCRFSLDELKYQYPEEAGTEGATAQQALEHMTWKAAEDRYPEGVPEKVARLLRHELRLIGELDYAPYFLTVNSIVRFARSRDILCQGRGSAANSAVCYVLGITSIDPERSDLLFERFVSQERKEPPDIDVDFEHARREIVMQWVFDTYGRDHAALCSTVIRYRTKGAIRDVGKALGLSEDLIKALSSQVWGWSDEGVDEKQAAELNLNLGDRRLRLALDLARQLIGTPRHLSQHPGGFVLTHDRLDELVPIEPAAMPDRQVIEWDKDDIDALKFMKVDCLALGMLTAMKGGFDLLAEHKGIAMDLVSIPPEDPRTYAMIRAADTLGAFQIESRAQMAMLPHIKPRTFYDLVIEVAIVRPGPIQGDMVHPYLRRRAGTEKVEYPKPELERVLGKTLGVPLFQEQAMRVAIECAGFTPSEADQLRRAMATFKHTGGVSKFKEKLISGMVERGYTAEFAEKTFSQLEGFGSYGFPESHAASFALIAYASCWLKCWHPEIFCASLLNAQPMGFYAPAQIVQDARAHGVEIRPVCINVSRWDCTLEPIGEDRFAVRLGMRMVRGLNEQDAARIIAARADEPFASIEELWRRADVGMGAFNRLAEADAFRGGMRLARRDALWAIKALRDEQLPLFAAADARENGFVHEIVEQPVLLTPMQEGREVVEDYGHVGLTLRQHPVAFLRSELAARKMVPCSTLDGIRDGRYVWLAGLILVRQRPGSAKGVMFITIEDETGIANLIVWPRMFEENRRIVMGARLLGIYGQIQREGEVVHVIVKKLLNLSDVLDTLTQRDVSFRLAMGRADGAMSGGGPDPRSGKGRAQVPAPELVKSRNFH from the coding sequence ATGAGATACGCCGAACTCCAGTGCGCGTCGCATTTCTCGTTCCTGCGCGGGGCGTCGTCCCCTGACGAACTCTTCGCCCAGGCCGAAGCCTGTGGCCTCGACGCGCTTGCGATCACCGACCGAAATACGCTTGCCGGCATCGTGCGCGCCCATGAAGCGGCCAAGCTCGCCAGGGTCCGGCTGATCGTCGGCTGCCGCCTCGACCTCTCCGAAGGCCAGTCGCTGCTCGTCTATCCGATGAACCGCGCCGGTTATGCCCGTCTTTGCCGCCTCCTCAGCCGGGGAAAGACGCGGGGAGGGAAGGGCAAGTGCGTGATCGGGTGGGCGGATGTCGAGGCGTTCGCGGAAGACCTGCTCGCGATCTTCCTGCCCGACGAGGTGGCCGACACCGAAGCCGTGCTGGGCCGTTTCGCGCGGATCTTCGAGGGGAGGGGCTATCTGGCCCTGACCTTGCGCCGCCGCCCGGGCGATCAGCTTCGCCTCCATGATCTGACGAACCTCGCGGCCCGCCATCGGGTTCCCACCGTCGTCACCGGCGACGTCCTCTATCATCATCCGCATCGCCGCGTGCTCCAGGAGGTCATGACCTGCACCCGCCACCGCTGCACGATCGACGCGCTCGGCGCTCGGCGCGAACGCTATGCCGACCGTTTCCTGATGCCCGCAGCCGAAATGCACCGGCTCTACCAGCGCTATCCCGCAGCGCTCGCGCGAACCCTCGACATCGCCGATCGTTGCCGCTTCTCGCTCGACGAGCTCAAATATCAATATCCCGAGGAAGCCGGCACCGAGGGGGCAACTGCCCAGCAGGCGCTCGAACACATGACATGGAAGGCGGCCGAGGATCGTTATCCCGAAGGCGTGCCCGAAAAGGTCGCGCGGCTGCTCCGCCACGAACTCCGATTAATCGGCGAGCTCGATTATGCACCCTATTTTCTGACGGTGAACTCGATCGTCCGCTTCGCGCGCAGCCGCGACATCCTCTGCCAGGGCCGGGGCTCGGCGGCGAACAGTGCGGTCTGCTATGTCCTCGGTATCACCTCGATCGACCCCGAACGGTCCGACCTCCTCTTCGAGCGTTTCGTCAGCCAGGAGCGCAAGGAGCCGCCCGACATCGACGTCGACTTCGAGCATGCGCGGCGCGAGATCGTCATGCAGTGGGTGTTCGACACCTATGGCCGCGACCATGCTGCGCTCTGCTCCACGGTCATCCGCTATCGCACGAAAGGCGCCATTCGCGATGTCGGTAAAGCGCTTGGCCTGTCCGAGGATCTGATCAAGGCGCTCTCGAGCCAGGTCTGGGGGTGGAGCGACGAGGGCGTCGACGAGAAGCAGGCGGCCGAGCTCAATCTTAACCTCGGCGATCGCCGGCTGCGGCTCGCGCTCGATCTCGCGCGCCAGCTGATCGGCACGCCCCGCCATCTCTCGCAACATCCCGGTGGCTTTGTCCTGACCCATGACCGGCTCGACGAGCTCGTCCCCATCGAGCCCGCTGCCATGCCGGATCGCCAGGTGATCGAATGGGACAAGGACGATATCGACGCGCTCAAATTCATGAAGGTCGACTGCCTCGCGCTCGGCATGCTCACCGCGATGAAGGGCGGTTTTGATCTGCTCGCCGAGCATAAGGGCATCGCGATGGATCTCGTGTCGATACCGCCCGAAGATCCCCGCACCTATGCGATGATCCGCGCGGCCGACACGCTCGGCGCCTTCCAGATCGAGAGCCGGGCGCAAATGGCGATGCTGCCGCACATCAAGCCGCGCACCTTCTACGATCTCGTCATCGAAGTCGCGATCGTCCGCCCCGGGCCGATCCAGGGCGACATGGTTCATCCCTATCTTCGTCGCCGCGCCGGCACCGAGAAGGTCGAATATCCCAAGCCCGAGCTGGAACGGGTGCTCGGCAAGACGCTGGGTGTCCCTCTCTTCCAGGAACAGGCGATGCGCGTTGCGATCGAATGCGCCGGCTTCACGCCGTCTGAAGCCGATCAACTCCGCCGCGCAATGGCGACCTTCAAGCACACCGGCGGGGTCTCGAAGTTCAAGGAGAAGCTGATCTCCGGCATGGTCGAGCGCGGCTACACGGCAGAATTCGCGGAGAAGACGTTCAGCCAGCTCGAAGGCTTCGGAAGCTACGGCTTTCCCGAAAGCCATGCGGCGAGCTTCGCCCTCATCGCCTATGCGTCCTGCTGGCTCAAATGCTGGCATCCGGAGATTTTCTGCGCCAGCCTCCTCAATGCGCAGCCGATGGGATTCTATGCGCCGGCGCAGATCGTGCAGGACGCGCGGGCGCACGGCGTCGAGATACGGCCGGTTTGCATCAACGTATCGCGCTGGGACTGCACGCTCGAACCGATAGGCGAGGATCGTTTCGCGGTCCGCTTGGGGATGCGGATGGTGCGCGGCCTCAATGAACAGGATGCCGCGCGGATCATCGCCGCGCGCGCCGATGAGCCCTTCGCCAGCATCGAGGAGCTATGGCGCCGCGCCGACGTCGGCATGGGCGCGTTCAACCGGCTGGCGGAGGCCGACGCTTTCCGCGGGGGGATGCGCCTTGCGCGCCGCGATGCGCTGTGGGCGATCAAGGCGCTGCGCGACGAGCAGCTTCCCTTGTTTGCCGCGGCCGACGCACGCGAGAATGGCTTCGTCCATGAAATCGTCGAGCAGCCGGTGCTGCTCACGCCGATGCAGGAGGGCAGGGAGGTCGTCGAGGATTATGGCCATGTCGGCCTGACCCTGCGGCAGCATCCGGTGGCATTTCTGCGAAGCGAGCTTGCCGCCCGCAAGATGGTTCCCTGCAGCACGCTCGATGGGATTCGCGATGGCCGCTATGTCTGGCTCGCCGGGCTCATCCTCGTCCGCCAGCGGCCTGGATCGGCGAAGGGCGTCATGTTCATCACCATCGAGGACGAGACGGGCATCGCCAATCTGATCGTCTGGCCTCGCATGTTCGAGGAAAATCGACGTATCGTCATGGGGGCGCGTCTGCTCGGCATTTATGGCCAGATCCAGCGCGAAGGCGAGGTCGTCCACGTGATCGTGAAGAAGCTCTTGAACCTTTCGGACGTGCTCGATACGCTCACTCAGCGCGACGTGTCGTTCCGCTTGGCCATGGGGCGTGCCGATGGCGCAATGAGTGGCGGCGGGCCCGATCCTCGATCGGGGAAGGGGAGGGCGCAGGTGCCAGCCCCCGAACTCGTCAAAAGCCGTAATTTTCATTGA